In the genome of Hymenobacter taeanensis, one region contains:
- the queA gene encoding tRNA preQ1(34) S-adenosylmethionine ribosyltransferase-isomerase QueA, with amino-acid sequence MKLSEFKFDLPENLLAQHPAKNRDESRLMVLHRDSGKIEHRVFKDIIEYFGEGDVFVVNDTKVFPARLYGNKEKTGAKIEVFLLRELNKEIHLWDVLVDPARKIRVGNKLYFGESDMVAEVIDNTTSRGRTIKFLFDGSDEEFYKALHDLGETPIPKEFIPRETEAADKERYQTIYAKHTGAVAAPSAGLHFTREVMKRLEIKGVDVVPVTLHVGLGTFRPVDVEDLTKHKMDSENFIVPADSAAVVNRALDAKKRVCAIGTTSMRAMESSVSAHSRLKPTEGWTDKFIFPPYDFKISNALLTNFHTPESTLMMMASAFAGHELLIEAYQLAIKEKYKFFSYGDAMLIL; translated from the coding sequence ATGAAACTGTCCGAGTTCAAATTTGACCTGCCTGAAAACTTACTGGCACAGCACCCGGCCAAAAACCGAGACGAATCTCGCCTGATGGTGTTGCACCGCGACAGCGGCAAGATTGAACACCGCGTATTCAAAGATATCATCGAGTACTTCGGCGAAGGCGATGTTTTCGTGGTAAACGACACGAAAGTATTCCCGGCCCGCCTGTATGGTAACAAAGAGAAAACCGGCGCCAAAATCGAGGTTTTCCTCCTGCGTGAGCTGAACAAAGAAATCCACTTGTGGGATGTGCTGGTTGACCCGGCCCGAAAAATTCGGGTAGGCAACAAGCTCTACTTCGGCGAAAGCGACATGGTAGCTGAAGTTATTGACAACACCACTTCGCGCGGCCGGACCATTAAATTCCTGTTTGATGGCTCTGATGAGGAGTTCTATAAGGCGCTGCACGACCTGGGCGAAACGCCCATTCCCAAGGAGTTCATCCCCCGCGAAACGGAAGCCGCCGACAAAGAGCGCTACCAGACTATTTATGCCAAGCATACAGGTGCCGTGGCCGCTCCTTCAGCGGGCCTGCACTTTACCCGCGAGGTAATGAAGCGCCTGGAAATCAAAGGAGTAGATGTGGTGCCGGTAACCCTGCACGTAGGTCTGGGCACCTTCCGCCCCGTAGATGTGGAAGACCTGACCAAGCACAAGATGGACTCGGAAAACTTTATCGTACCGGCAGACTCGGCGGCGGTAGTAAACCGGGCCCTGGACGCTAAGAAGCGCGTTTGCGCCATTGGCACTACCTCTATGCGCGCCATGGAGTCATCGGTATCAGCGCACTCCCGCCTGAAGCCCACGGAAGGCTGGACAGATAAGTTTATCTTCCCTCCGTATGACTTCAAAATCTCAAATGCGCTGCTCACCAACTTCCATACTCCGGAGAGCACGTTGATGATGATGGCCTCGGCTTTTGCTGGCCACGAACTCCTGATAGAGGCTTATCAGCTGGCTATCAAAGAGAAATACAAATTCTTCAGCTACGGCGACGCCATGCTGATTCTGTAA
- a CDS encoding DUF2795 domain-containing protein, whose amino-acid sequence MYWTLELASYLEDAPWPATKDELIDYSIRSGAPMEVVENLQALEDDGQPYENIEEVWPDYPTKEDFMFNEDEY is encoded by the coding sequence ATGTACTGGACTCTGGAACTTGCTTCGTATCTGGAAGATGCACCCTGGCCTGCCACCAAGGACGAGCTTATTGATTACTCTATCCGCTCGGGTGCCCCGATGGAAGTAGTGGAAAACCTGCAGGCCCTGGAGGACGACGGTCAGCCCTACGAGAATATTGAAGAAGTTTGGCCGGATTATCCGACCAAAGAAGACTTCATGTTCAACGAAGACGAGTATTAA
- a CDS encoding DUF349 domain-containing protein, which yields MEQQDHLLAEARRYGYIEGDQVWLRPLLDLPARQVGQVKESGDASLIYFAQRFELFRNKVEDLLQKIEESENKGSFLMKALHLKEQVGNYDALGDFESLHRRLTEAEESIKVTIVRNREKNLATKIGLIQETEELANTIDWQAGTEKVKDLRQGWIKTGPVEKHLTDELETRFQAAVDKFFANKKEFLAEKKAMVNRVYDRYKELIHKSEALQNSNDFEETTRKLKQLQQDWKEVGGSLPRKQANDLWTRFRAAHNHFFERLKVHIESKRTEGQGTSTDDNLSRKRALVAEAQALLSQPMSQAVARAKELQAAWKKVGPVRGEESDRVWEQFILACDKVFEMSALEHFIRKRQPAGPEAGSPEEQVTIRVQALRDFIKYDKQEQEVLEENLGKLNDSPGNEAFRTMLQGKIRAFERKIRTKNDLIEMLRQRVSK from the coding sequence ATGGAACAACAAGACCACCTACTGGCCGAAGCCCGCCGTTATGGCTACATCGAGGGCGACCAGGTGTGGCTCCGCCCGCTGCTGGACCTGCCCGCCCGGCAGGTGGGTCAGGTCAAAGAGTCCGGCGACGCATCCCTGATCTACTTCGCTCAGCGCTTCGAGCTCTTCCGCAATAAGGTGGAAGACCTGCTCCAGAAAATTGAGGAATCGGAAAATAAAGGCTCTTTCCTGATGAAAGCCCTGCACCTTAAGGAGCAGGTAGGCAACTACGATGCCCTAGGGGATTTTGAAAGCCTGCACCGCCGCCTCACCGAAGCGGAAGAGTCCATCAAGGTTACCATTGTTCGCAACCGCGAGAAGAATCTGGCCACCAAAATTGGTCTGATTCAGGAAACCGAAGAGCTGGCCAACACCATTGACTGGCAGGCCGGCACCGAGAAAGTAAAAGACCTGCGCCAGGGCTGGATTAAAACCGGCCCTGTGGAAAAGCACCTCACCGACGAGCTGGAAACCCGTTTTCAGGCCGCCGTTGATAAGTTTTTTGCGAACAAGAAGGAGTTTCTGGCCGAGAAAAAGGCCATGGTCAACCGCGTGTATGACCGTTACAAGGAGCTCATCCACAAGTCGGAAGCCCTGCAAAACTCCAACGACTTTGAGGAAACCACCCGCAAGCTCAAGCAGTTGCAGCAAGACTGGAAGGAAGTAGGCGGCTCCTTGCCTCGCAAGCAAGCCAACGACCTCTGGACGCGGTTCCGAGCGGCGCACAACCATTTCTTTGAGCGCCTGAAGGTGCACATTGAAAGCAAGCGCACCGAGGGCCAGGGCACCTCCACCGACGATAACCTGAGCCGCAAACGGGCGTTGGTGGCCGAAGCACAGGCGTTGCTGAGCCAGCCCATGTCGCAGGCGGTGGCCCGCGCCAAGGAGCTGCAGGCGGCCTGGAAAAAGGTGGGCCCCGTACGCGGTGAGGAATCTGACCGGGTGTGGGAGCAGTTTATCCTAGCCTGTGATAAGGTATTTGAGATGAGTGCCCTGGAGCATTTTATCCGGAAGCGCCAGCCAGCTGGCCCAGAAGCTGGCTCGCCGGAGGAGCAGGTTACCATTCGGGTACAAGCCCTACGAGACTTCATCAAATACGACAAGCAGGAGCAGGAAGTGCTGGAAGAAAACCTGGGCAAGCTCAACGACTCGCCCGGAAACGAGGCCTTCCGGACTATGCTACAGGGTAAGATCAGAGCGTTTGAGCGGAAAATCCGCACGAAAAACGACTTGATTGAAATGTTGCGTCAGCGAGTTAGTAAGTAA
- a CDS encoding TIGR00730 family Rossman fold protein — MSKLKKTSRTKVADEVLNAGSGQTIVQPNINDNKVKTISDIREQTHGQRTVQVDDEQRIRQAFVDKDWNEIKIADSWQIFKVMAEFVEGFEKMSKIGPCVSIFGSARTKPENPYYQMAEEIAAKLVRHGYGVITGGGPGIMEAGNKGAHKEGGRSVGLNIELPFEQFNNIYIDPDKIINFDYFFVRKVMFVKYAQGFIGMPGGFGTLDELFEAITLIQTKKIGRFPIVLVGSAYWNGLFKWIEDVMLHEEHNISPEDMELVQIVDDAEAAVKIIDEFYSRYLLSPNF; from the coding sequence ATGTCGAAGCTAAAAAAAACCAGCCGTACTAAAGTGGCCGATGAAGTGCTGAATGCTGGCAGCGGCCAGACCATCGTGCAGCCCAACATCAACGACAATAAGGTTAAGACCATTAGTGATATCCGTGAGCAAACGCATGGCCAGCGTACCGTGCAGGTGGATGATGAGCAGCGCATTCGGCAAGCCTTTGTTGACAAGGACTGGAACGAGATAAAGATTGCCGACTCCTGGCAGATCTTTAAAGTAATGGCTGAGTTTGTGGAGGGCTTCGAGAAGATGAGCAAGATTGGACCCTGCGTGTCCATCTTTGGCTCGGCTCGTACCAAGCCAGAGAACCCTTACTACCAAATGGCCGAGGAAATTGCGGCTAAGCTGGTGCGCCACGGTTACGGCGTTATCACGGGCGGTGGCCCTGGTATTATGGAGGCCGGTAACAAAGGTGCCCATAAGGAGGGTGGCCGGTCTGTAGGCCTCAACATTGAGCTGCCCTTCGAGCAGTTCAATAACATTTACATCGACCCTGACAAAATCATCAACTTCGACTACTTCTTTGTGCGTAAGGTGATGTTTGTGAAGTACGCGCAGGGCTTCATTGGCATGCCCGGCGGCTTTGGCACGCTGGATGAGCTATTTGAAGCAATTACCCTGATTCAGACCAAGAAAATTGGTCGTTTCCCCATTGTGCTGGTAGGCTCCGCCTATTGGAATGGCCTGTTCAAGTGGATTGAGGATGTAATGCTGCACGAAGAGCACAACATCTCGCCCGAAGACATGGAGCTGGTGCAGATTGTAGATGACGCAGAAGCCGCCGTGAAAATTATCGACGAGTTCTACAGCCGTTACCTGCTCTCGCCAAACTTCTAA
- a CDS encoding ABC transporter ATP-binding protein: MADISVLHIEQLIAGYGQRVLLRNLFLAVPEPAFVAIVGHNGCGKTTLFRALTGRIPYEGTIRVLGQDLRTVRQPANSGLLAYLPQRGSVEFSISVRELVVMGRFRHHRFLSAYSPTDYALANAALTRVGAAHLAARDFTQLSGGEQQLVWLAQLSLQDAALYLLDEPTQQLDVYYRRRVFDLLQSWVQEQQKTVLCITHDLDNLLALPAGGYLLNLSAPTPQLESLTPDTVRAAREYLESEESLSVMR, encoded by the coding sequence ATGGCTGATATCTCAGTTCTGCATATTGAACAATTGATTGCGGGGTATGGACAGCGTGTCCTGCTCCGCAATCTTTTTTTGGCCGTGCCTGAGCCTGCCTTTGTAGCTATTGTAGGCCACAATGGCTGCGGCAAAACCACTCTGTTTCGGGCGCTTACGGGGCGTATTCCGTATGAGGGCACCATTAGGGTGCTAGGCCAGGATCTGCGTACCGTGCGCCAGCCGGCCAACAGTGGCCTACTGGCCTATTTACCCCAGCGAGGCAGTGTAGAGTTTTCTATCTCGGTGCGGGAGTTGGTGGTCATGGGCCGGTTCCGCCACCACCGCTTCCTGAGTGCCTATTCTCCTACCGACTACGCTCTGGCCAATGCGGCGCTAACCCGCGTGGGCGCCGCTCACCTTGCCGCCCGCGACTTCACTCAACTCTCCGGCGGCGAGCAGCAACTGGTGTGGCTGGCCCAGCTCAGCCTGCAAGATGCCGCCCTGTACTTGCTCGATGAGCCCACGCAGCAGCTTGATGTGTACTACCGGCGCCGCGTATTTGATCTGCTCCAGTCCTGGGTGCAGGAGCAGCAAAAAACCGTTCTCTGCATCACTCACGACCTCGACAACCTGCTGGCTCTACCTGCTGGCGGTTACCTGCTCAACCTCTCCGCTCCCACCCCGCAGCTAGAGTCCCTAACCCCTGATACCGTCCGGGCCGCCCGTGAGTACCTGGAAAGTGAGGAAAGCTTATCGGTAATGAGGTAA
- a CDS encoding lycopene cyclase family protein, whose amino-acid sequence MAASVDFDYLIVGGGAAGLSLAYHISQEPRLRQKRVLLLEPEAKDTNDRTWSFWADEPSLFDEIVAYEWANIAFRSPDFEQIFELKRHRYKMIRGLDFYRFVRNALASSPQFTLLQTTVGHLQDLPGTGVRATTPNGEFTAHYGFDSRPPQLERRPEKHRYLLQHFVGWEVETDVDAFDPATAEFMDFRGAQYQEARFMYVLPFSKRTALVEYTLFSAELLPKQAYEEAMRTYLRDTLGVTNFRIKAEEVGAIPMTDHPFPASAGERVIHLGTRAGRAKPSTGYAFKRIQAHSARLVAALASTGQPPQHPTGDQWQFHLFDTLLLDIMQRCGEHTRDIFAQLFSRNPPERIFDFLDERTSWLENLQVMNSVTPWPFLQSIWHVIRGRPGKR is encoded by the coding sequence ATGGCCGCATCCGTTGATTTCGACTACCTGATTGTGGGCGGTGGGGCCGCTGGCCTCAGCCTGGCCTACCACATAAGCCAGGAGCCGCGGCTGCGCCAGAAGCGCGTGTTGCTGCTGGAGCCCGAGGCCAAAGACACCAACGACCGTACCTGGTCGTTCTGGGCCGATGAGCCAAGCCTGTTCGACGAGATAGTGGCCTACGAATGGGCCAACATTGCTTTCCGAAGCCCTGATTTTGAACAGATATTTGAGCTGAAGCGCCACCGGTACAAGATGATCCGGGGGCTTGATTTTTACCGGTTTGTGCGGAACGCTTTGGCTAGCAGCCCACAGTTCACGCTCCTGCAAACCACCGTAGGCCACCTGCAAGACTTGCCGGGTACTGGCGTGCGCGCCACCACCCCCAACGGGGAGTTTACTGCCCACTACGGCTTTGATAGCCGCCCGCCGCAACTGGAACGCCGCCCTGAGAAGCACCGGTATCTGTTGCAGCACTTTGTAGGGTGGGAGGTAGAAACCGATGTGGATGCGTTTGACCCGGCCACGGCGGAGTTTATGGACTTCCGGGGCGCGCAATACCAGGAGGCGCGGTTTATGTACGTGTTGCCTTTCAGCAAACGCACGGCGCTGGTAGAGTACACCCTGTTTTCGGCGGAGCTACTACCCAAACAGGCCTACGAAGAGGCCATGCGCACCTACCTGCGCGACACTCTGGGTGTAACTAATTTCAGAATTAAGGCGGAAGAAGTGGGTGCTATTCCCATGACCGACCATCCGTTCCCGGCCTCGGCCGGAGAGCGAGTTATACACCTGGGTACTCGTGCGGGGCGGGCCAAGCCCAGCACAGGTTACGCCTTTAAGCGTATTCAGGCCCACTCGGCACGGTTGGTGGCCGCACTGGCCAGCACTGGCCAGCCACCCCAGCACCCAACCGGCGACCAGTGGCAGTTCCATCTTTTCGATACCCTGCTGCTCGACATTATGCAGCGCTGCGGAGAGCACACCCGCGACATCTTCGCGCAGCTATTCAGCCGCAACCCTCCCGAACGCATTTTTGACTTTCTGGATGAGCGCACTTCCTGGCTGGAGAATCTGCAGGTGATGAACTCCGTTACTCCCTGGCCCTTCCTGCAATCCATCTGGCACGTAATCAGAGGCCGGCCTGGGAAGCGGTGA
- a CDS encoding ABC transporter permease — MKALRLTFESFRFAWQALKSNLLRTILSLLGVTVGIFAIIAVFTVVDSLETNIRQSMNFVGDKVIYVNKWPWVFESNFAWWKYFNRPVPTVREFRELQRRLGPNNNGIAIFANTSGNLFKAGSNSMEGCNLQGVSLEFNKVSEVPIAEGRYFTPQEVESARNVAIVGAEIAESLFPNSSALGKEFKTRGQKFVIIGVMQKEGKKLLDTPSNDTNCLIPFGMFTKMFALNANGQGGVSPSIGIKGTDDDPGLLDLEYELKGVMRNIRGLKPQEEDNFALNRPEMLANAITKLFSVIGIAGAVIGSFAMLVGGFGIANIMFVSVKERTNIIGIQKSLGAKNYFILFQFLFEAVFLCLLGGAAGILLVWLITLVPQEGLPLFLTPGNISLGLTVSVVIGVLAGIIPAVLASNLDPVIAIRAQ; from the coding sequence ATGAAAGCACTCCGCCTGACCTTTGAAAGCTTCCGCTTCGCGTGGCAAGCCCTCAAGTCCAATTTGCTTCGCACTATCCTGTCCTTGCTCGGGGTAACGGTGGGCATTTTTGCCATTATTGCCGTTTTCACGGTCGTCGACTCGCTGGAAACCAACATCCGGCAGAGTATGAATTTTGTGGGCGACAAGGTAATTTACGTGAACAAGTGGCCTTGGGTATTCGAGTCTAACTTTGCCTGGTGGAAGTATTTTAACCGACCCGTACCCACGGTGCGAGAGTTTCGGGAGTTGCAGCGCCGCCTGGGGCCCAACAATAATGGCATAGCCATTTTCGCCAATACCAGCGGCAACCTGTTTAAAGCAGGCAGCAATAGTATGGAGGGCTGCAACCTGCAAGGCGTTAGCCTGGAGTTTAACAAGGTGTCGGAAGTGCCTATTGCTGAAGGACGCTACTTCACGCCTCAGGAGGTTGAATCGGCCCGCAACGTGGCCATTGTGGGCGCTGAAATAGCCGAGAGCCTGTTCCCTAACAGCTCGGCACTGGGGAAGGAATTTAAAACCCGCGGCCAGAAGTTTGTCATTATTGGCGTAATGCAGAAGGAAGGCAAGAAGCTGCTGGATACCCCCAGCAACGATACTAACTGCCTGATTCCCTTTGGGATGTTTACCAAGATGTTCGCCCTGAATGCTAACGGCCAGGGCGGCGTGTCGCCCAGCATTGGCATCAAAGGCACCGATGACGACCCGGGCTTGCTGGACCTGGAGTACGAGCTGAAAGGCGTGATGCGCAACATCAGGGGCCTAAAGCCGCAGGAAGAAGACAACTTTGCCCTGAACCGGCCTGAAATGCTGGCCAATGCTATTACCAAGCTCTTTTCTGTTATTGGTATTGCGGGGGCTGTTATTGGCTCCTTTGCCATGCTGGTGGGCGGGTTTGGTATTGCCAACATCATGTTTGTGTCGGTGAAGGAGCGCACCAATATCATTGGCATTCAGAAGTCATTAGGAGCTAAGAATTATTTCATCCTGTTCCAGTTTCTGTTCGAGGCCGTGTTCCTGTGCCTGTTGGGCGGGGCGGCTGGTATTCTGCTGGTGTGGTTAATTACCCTGGTGCCGCAGGAAGGCCTACCATTGTTCCTGACGCCCGGTAATATCTCGCTCGGTCTCACCGTATCGGTGGTTATTGGCGTGCTGGCGGGCATTATTCCGGCCGTACTGGCATCAAACCTCGATCCGGTTATTGCCATCAGGGCGCAGTAA